The Miscanthus floridulus cultivar M001 chromosome 7, ASM1932011v1, whole genome shotgun sequence genome includes a region encoding these proteins:
- the LOC136466965 gene encoding zinc finger CCCH domain-containing protein 15-like, translating to MADGGSGEPGAGGGSAPVCTFVRKPPKNMRKRPAAPAGSDDDDDDGGSSALAAARSKKGPPSSTAGKLVFSTADASSELRRFQYESSRTIQSTDSRATAVLETETEFDRDPRAIRERQLKQAEEFLKKNPSGASASASASASGEVYKGIHGYTDYKAGFRREHTVSSEKAGGSHGPLRAAAHIRVSQRFDYQPDICKDYKETGYCGYGDSCKFMHDRGDYKSGWQLEKEYEEAEKARKRRIAMGGGDGSDDEAADEDEDDEEALPFACFICRQPFVDPVVTKCKHYFCEHCALKHHSKNKKCHVCLKPTGGIFNAAQEIRKKMAQDKKQQE from the exons ATGGCCGACGGCGGCAGCGGAGAGCCGGGGGCCGGCGGTGGGTCGGCGCCGGTGTGCACTTTCGTGAGGAAACCACCCAAGAACATGCGGAAGCGCCCCGCCGCGCCCGCGGGatctgatgacgacgacgacgacggcggcagcAGCGCCCTCGCGGCTGCGCGCTCCAAGAAGGGGCCGCCGTCCTCAACCGCTGGCAAGCTCGTTTTCTCCACCGCCGACGCCTCCTCCGAGCTGCGGCGGTTCCAGTACGAGTCGTCCCGGACGATCCAGTCCACGGACAGCCGCGCAACCGCCGTGCTCGAGACGGAGACGGAGTTCGACCGCGACCCGCGCGCCATCCGCGAGAGACAGCTCAAGCAGGCCGAGGAGTTCCTCAAGAAGAATCCCTCCggtgcctccgcctccgcctccgcctccgcctccggggAGGTGTACAAGGGGATCCACGGATACACGGACTACAAGGCTGGGTTCCGGCGGGAGCACACTGTGTCTAGCGAGAAGGCCGGCGGTTCGCACGGCCCGCTCCGGGCGGCCGCGCACATTCGCGTCTCCCAGCGGTTCGACTACCAGCCCGACATCTGCAAGGACTACAAGGAGACGGGGTATTGTGGTTACGGCGATTCCTGCAAGTTCATGCACGACCGAGGGGATTACAAGTCCGGGTGGCAGCTCGAGAAGGAATATGAGGAGGCGGAGAAGGCCCGCAAGCGGCGCATTGCCATGGGTGGTGGGGATGGGAGTGATGATGAGGCAgcagatgaggacgaggatgatgaggaggcacTGCCCTTTGCCTGCTTCATTTGCCGGCAGCCATTCGTTGATCCAGTGGTCACCAAATGCAAGCACTACTTTTGTGAACATTGCGCTTTGAAG CACCACTCGAAGAACAAGAAGTGCCACGTCTGCCTCAAACCGACAGGGGGCATCTTCAACGCTGCACAGGAGATCCGCAAGAAGATGGCACAAGACAAGAAGCAGCAGGAGTAG